From Alloacidobacterium dinghuense:
ATTCAGGTCGCCCAAGAACAGGGACTACAACTAGCGGCGCTAACCGATGACTTGGAGCTACTGGAATCGGGTCTCGACTCGCTGTGCTTCGCTATCGTGGTCGCGCGGCTTGAGTCGGAATTGGGATTCGATCCACTCAGCACCTCCGAAGATGCTATTTTCCCGGTGACTTTCGGCGAGTTTGTTCATTTCTATGAGAATGCTGCAAGATAACCCCGCATCAATTTGGAGTGCGCTCGGCGCCGCAAATGATTTGTCTTCGCGCTTTCTATTCGGCGCGGAAGCGGACAGGGCTCTGGGCGATCTGGCTGAAGGATCTGCGCTTTATGGCCATGCGGATGAACTGCGTGGGCGGTCTGTTCTTATTGCGA
This genomic window contains:
- a CDS encoding phosphopantetheine-binding protein, yielding MNVRSTIADQFIQVAQEQGLQLAALTDDLELLESGLDSLCFAIVVARLESELGFDPLSTSEDAIFPVTFGEFVHFYENAAR